Proteins from a single region of Bacteroidales bacterium:
- a CDS encoding succinate dehydrogenase/fumarate reductase iron-sulfur subunit → MKVKLKIWRQANAKAKGQFKNYELDDIQDEMSFLEMLDALNSKLIKEGENPVAFENDCREGICGTCGLFINGRPHGPGEQIATCQLHMRLFKDGETIVIEPWRAGGFPIIKDLVTDRNAYDKIMEAGGFVSVNIGGTPDSNAVLISKEHADEAMDAASCIGCGACAAVCKNSSAMLFIAAKVSQLALLPQGKVEASKRAKRMVAVMDELGFGNCSNTGACEAECPKGISLSHIARLNREFLKANIKS, encoded by the coding sequence ATGAAAGTAAAACTTAAAATATGGCGACAAGCCAATGCCAAAGCAAAAGGACAATTTAAAAATTATGAATTGGATGATATTCAGGACGAAATGTCCTTTCTTGAAATGTTAGATGCTTTAAATTCTAAATTAATAAAAGAAGGAGAAAATCCTGTTGCCTTTGAAAATGATTGTCGTGAAGGAATATGCGGTACTTGCGGTCTGTTTATTAACGGCCGTCCGCACGGGCCCGGAGAACAAATTGCTACATGTCAGTTGCACATGAGATTATTTAAAGATGGTGAAACAATAGTAATTGAACCTTGGCGAGCAGGAGGGTTTCCAATTATTAAAGATTTGGTAACAGACAGAAATGCTTATGATAAAATTATGGAAGCCGGCGGTTTTGTATCCGTAAATATCGGAGGTACTCCGGATTCTAATGCTGTTCTAATATCCAAAGAGCATGCCGATGAAGCAATGGATGCAGCTTCATGTATCGGATGTGGTGCTTGTGCCGCTGTTTGTAAAAACAGTTCTGCCATGCTTTTTATTGCTGCGAAAGTATCACAACTTGCATTATTGCCGCAAGGCAAAGTTGAAGCAAGTAAAAGAGCAAAAAGAATGGTAGCTGTTATGGATGAACTCGGCTTCGGCAACTGTTCAAATACCGGAGCCTGCGAAGCAGAATGCCCTAAGGGTATTTCTCTATCCCATATTGCAAGATTGAACAGAGAATTTTTGAAAGCTAATATTAAATCTTAG
- a CDS encoding fumarate reductase/succinate dehydrogenase flavoprotein subunit, which produces MTKLDSKIPEGNLKDKWTNYLNSMNLVSPANKKKLDIIVVGTGIAGAPAAASLAQLGYNVKVFCYQDSSRRAHSVAAQGGINAAKNYPNDGDSIYRLFYDMIKGGDYRARESNVYRAAEVSNEVIDQLTAQGVPFAREYGGTLSNRSFGGVQVSRTFYARGQTGQQVLLGSYSALKRMISEGKVKMYARRQMLEIVTVDGHARGIITRNLVTGETERHSAHAVILATGGYGTIYYLSTLAINSNGSAALSAYKKGAFFANPSFIQIHPTCIPQLNDYQSKLTLMSESLRNDGRIWVPKEKDDKRPGNDIPEDERDYYLERRYPAFGNLVPRDVASRAAKERCDAGYGIGDTGQAVFLDFKHALEKQGKDVIEDKYGNLFEMYETITGESPYERPMRIYPAGHYTMGGLWVDYELQTTIPGLFAIGEANFSDHGANRLGASSLMQGATDGYFIIPNTISNYLSDKIRTGKVATDTKEFDEAEKEAKERLEKLLNVNGTQTASSFHKRLGKILWDYAGMVRNEEGLKKALTMVKDLENEFWKDVKVPETSGEFNQELEKAVRIASAFELSQLLIKDALSRKESCGAHYREEYVTEDGEAKRNDEEYMYVSAWEYQGEDKEPKLHKEELKFEFVEVKQRSYK; this is translated from the coding sequence ATGACAAAATTAGACTCAAAAATTCCGGAAGGAAATCTCAAAGATAAATGGACTAATTATTTGAATTCAATGAATCTTGTTAGTCCTGCAAATAAAAAGAAATTAGATATTATAGTAGTCGGAACAGGAATAGCCGGAGCACCGGCAGCTGCTTCATTAGCACAATTAGGATATAATGTAAAAGTTTTTTGTTATCAGGATAGTTCAAGAAGGGCTCATTCTGTTGCAGCTCAAGGAGGAATTAATGCTGCTAAAAATTATCCGAATGACGGAGACAGTATTTATCGTTTGTTTTATGATATGATAAAAGGCGGCGATTACAGAGCAAGAGAAAGTAATGTTTACAGAGCTGCAGAAGTAAGCAACGAAGTTATTGACCAACTTACTGCACAAGGTGTGCCGTTTGCTCGTGAATACGGCGGAACATTATCAAATCGTTCGTTTGGAGGTGTTCAAGTCTCAAGAACTTTTTATGCACGAGGACAAACAGGACAACAAGTTCTGCTTGGTTCATATTCAGCTTTGAAACGAATGATAAGCGAAGGAAAAGTAAAAATGTATGCACGTCGTCAAATGTTAGAAATCGTTACGGTTGACGGGCATGCAAGAGGAATTATTACAAGAAACTTGGTTACCGGTGAAACAGAAAGACATTCGGCTCATGCAGTAATATTAGCGACAGGAGGCTACGGAACAATCTATTATTTATCAACTCTTGCTATTAATTCAAATGGTTCAGCAGCGTTGTCGGCATACAAAAAAGGAGCTTTTTTTGCTAATCCGAGTTTTATTCAAATACATCCTACTTGTATTCCGCAGTTAAATGATTACCAATCTAAATTAACCTTAATGTCAGAATCTTTAAGAAATGACGGAAGAATTTGGGTTCCGAAAGAAAAAGACGATAAACGTCCCGGAAACGATATTCCTGAAGATGAAAGAGATTATTATCTTGAAAGACGTTATCCTGCATTCGGGAACCTTGTTCCGAGAGATGTTGCTTCAAGAGCAGCAAAAGAAAGATGCGATGCCGGATATGGAATAGGAGATACCGGACAAGCTGTTTTTTTAGATTTTAAACATGCTCTTGAAAAACAAGGCAAAGATGTTATTGAAGATAAATACGGTAATTTGTTTGAAATGTATGAAACAATAACCGGAGAAAGCCCTTATGAACGTCCTATGAGAATTTATCCGGCCGGACACTATACAATGGGCGGGCTTTGGGTAGATTATGAACTGCAAACAACAATACCCGGATTGTTTGCAATCGGAGAGGCAAATTTTTCCGATCACGGAGCAAATCGCCTCGGAGCAAGTTCATTAATGCAAGGTGCAACAGACGGATATTTTATTATACCGAATACAATAAGTAATTACCTCTCTGATAAAATAAGAACGGGAAAAGTAGCAACCGATACGAAAGAATTTGATGAGGCAGAAAAAGAAGCAAAAGAAAGACTTGAAAAATTATTAAATGTAAACGGAACACAAACAGCAAGTTCTTTCCATAAACGCCTCGGAAAAATTTTGTGGGACTATGCAGGGATGGTAAGAAATGAAGAGGGTTTAAAAAAAGCCCTTACTATGGTAAAAGATTTAGAAAATGAATTTTGGAAAGATGTTAAAGTTCCCGAAACTTCCGGCGAATTTAATCAAGAACTTGAAAAAGCTGTCAGAATAGCTTCTGCATTTGAATTAAGTCAATTATTGATTAAAGACGCATTAAGCAGAAAAGAATCTTGCGGTGCTCATTATCGCGAAGAATACGTAACAGAAGACGGAGAAGCTAAAAGAAACGATGAAGAATATATGTATGTTTCTGCTTGGGAGTACCAAGGAGAGGATAAAGAACCCAAACTTCATAAAGAAGAATTGAAATTTGAATTTGTTGAGGTAAAACAAAGAAGTTATAAATAA
- a CDS encoding gliding motility lipoprotein GldH has product MNTFTYHIIKGLTVILFIIFLSSCSNTYRDFQKVKDMKWHKTDVKTFEVDIPEDGNYDLCFAMRHSTGYPFTSIKISITQITPEGEEFIKDVEFSVADEKGQYIGEVTGQLWDIEEMFSEKTPLEKGKYTFKISHNMNSDPVILVIDIGLIIKSNQESGK; this is encoded by the coding sequence ATGAATACATTTACTTATCATATTATCAAAGGACTGACAGTCATTTTATTTATTATTTTTCTTTCATCTTGCTCCAATACATATCGCGACTTTCAAAAAGTTAAGGATATGAAATGGCATAAGACAGATGTTAAAACTTTTGAAGTTGATATACCTGAAGACGGAAATTATGACCTTTGTTTTGCAATGAGGCATTCAACGGGATACCCTTTTACTTCAATTAAAATATCTATAACACAAATTACTCCCGAAGGTGAAGAATTTATCAAAGATGTTGAATTTTCGGTAGCCGATGAGAAAGGACAATACATTGGTGAAGTTACAGGTCAATTGTGGGATATTGAAGAAATGTTTTCTGAAAAAACACCTCTTGAAAAAGGAAAATACACTTTTAAGATTAGTCATAATATGAATTCTGACCCGGTAATTTTGGTTATTGATATTGGTTTGATTATTAAGTCTAATCAGGAAAGCGGTAAGTAA
- a CDS encoding aminopeptidase P N-terminal domain-containing protein: MRYNKIPESLFIKNRKKISGKITGNSVAVINSNDQMPRNGDQTFVYRQNSDFFYLTGIEQEKSILIICPNAENKKLREILFLIKPEKELEIWEGHKFTKKEAQNISGIKTVKWLSDFDITLRELLLNNNDIYLNINEYSKFTTEVPYKDIRFINEIKEKYPLHNYKRLAPVLTEMRLQKEPEEIELLQKACDITTGAFHRILKFIKPGIKEYEIEAEITHEFIKNGAKGHAYEPITASGKNNCVLHYVSNDQICKDGDLVLMDFGAEYAGYAADTTRTIPVNGKFTGRQKEVYNSVLNVFNKAVKLIKPGATINNVNNKVNKLIEKELIQLGLMKKEELNKKEKKETVRMKYFMHGTSHFIGLDVHDVGTKDTVFKPGMVLSCEPAIYIEEEGFGIRLENDILITKDGQIDLLADEPIEPDEIEKLMK, from the coding sequence ATGAGATATAATAAGATACCTGAAAGTTTATTTATAAAAAACAGAAAAAAGATAAGCGGGAAAATTACAGGAAACTCTGTAGCCGTTATCAATTCCAACGATCAAATGCCGAGAAACGGTGATCAAACATTTGTGTACAGACAAAATTCAGATTTTTTTTATTTAACCGGTATAGAACAAGAAAAATCAATATTAATAATTTGTCCGAATGCCGAGAATAAAAAATTAAGAGAGATATTATTTCTTATTAAACCTGAAAAAGAACTTGAAATATGGGAAGGACATAAATTCACAAAAAAAGAAGCTCAAAATATCTCCGGTATCAAAACAGTAAAATGGTTAAGCGATTTTGATATCACTTTAAGAGAACTTTTGTTGAATAATAATGATATTTATTTAAATATAAATGAATATTCAAAATTCACTACAGAAGTTCCTTACAAAGACATCAGATTTATAAATGAAATTAAAGAAAAATACCCTCTCCATAATTACAAAAGACTTGCACCTGTTTTAACAGAAATGCGTCTTCAAAAAGAGCCGGAAGAAATTGAACTTTTACAAAAAGCATGTGATATCACTACCGGAGCATTTCACAGAATCCTGAAGTTTATTAAACCCGGAATTAAAGAATATGAAATTGAAGCTGAAATTACACATGAATTCATAAAAAACGGGGCAAAAGGACATGCTTACGAACCAATCACAGCATCAGGAAAAAATAATTGTGTATTGCATTATGTTTCGAATGACCAAATTTGCAAAGACGGGGATCTTGTTTTAATGGACTTTGGTGCAGAATATGCCGGTTATGCTGCAGATACAACAAGAACAATTCCCGTTAACGGTAAATTTACCGGAAGGCAAAAAGAAGTTTATAATTCAGTATTAAATGTTTTTAATAAAGCCGTGAAATTAATAAAACCCGGAGCCACCATAAATAACGTGAATAATAAAGTAAATAAGTTGATTGAAAAAGAATTAATACAACTTGGCCTTATGAAAAAAGAAGAACTTAATAAAAAAGAGAAAAAAGAAACTGTAAGGATGAAATATTTCATGCACGGAACATCTCATTTTATTGGTTTAGATGTTCATGATGTAGGCACAAAAGATACAGTTTTCAAGCCCGGAATGGTTTTAAGTTGTGAGCCGGCAATTTATATCGAAGAAGAAGGTTTCGGAATTCGTTTGGAAAATGATATATTAATCACGAAAGACGGACAAATTGATTTATTAGCTGACGAACCGATAGAACCTGATGAAATTGAAAAACTGATGAAATAG
- a CDS encoding glycoside hydrolase family 57 protein: MQHICLYFQVHQPYRLKRYRFFNIGEDRHYFDDYENKFHMQRIANDSYLYTNKILLDLIKKHKKKFKVSFSITGLALEQFKQYAPEVLESFKELAKTGCVEFLAETYSHSLISMFNKEDFKSQINEHTQTIKKYFGQTPKVFRNTELIYNNVIGETVAEMGFKAMITEGAKHILGWKSPNVLYYNVLKPELKLILKNYKLSDDIAFRFSNKAWEEFPLTAEKYASWLSNQDDKQEVVNIFMDYETFGEHQKAHTGIFKFLKKLPEEVIKQTNLHFATPSEIAQKHQPVASLNVPYAISWADEERDLTAWLGNEMQKEAFEKLYALSDKLKLIKKPELIKAWRYLQASDHFYYMSTKILSDGMVHDYFNPYNSPYDAFINYMNVLSDFQLRVNEAYEQIIPKEPEDILIKIKDYETKIQNLYQELNKPIMIEKVKPIFAAIEKTKKEYLIISGTKKPAKALPKKATTAKKKPAIAKKPTTAKKKSATVKKTTAKKTTSKKTAATPAKKKPPTKKKQDKK; this comes from the coding sequence ATGCAACACATTTGCCTATACTTTCAAGTACATCAACCATACAGGTTAAAAAGGTATCGTTTTTTCAACATCGGAGAAGACCGACATTATTTTGACGATTATGAAAATAAATTTCATATGCAAAGAATTGCAAATGACAGTTATCTTTATACCAACAAGATTCTTCTTGACTTAATAAAAAAACATAAAAAGAAATTTAAAGTAAGTTTTTCAATAACAGGTCTCGCTTTAGAACAGTTTAAACAATATGCTCCTGAAGTATTGGAAAGTTTTAAAGAACTTGCAAAAACAGGATGTGTTGAATTTTTGGCTGAAACATATTCTCATTCATTAATTTCAATGTTCAATAAAGAGGATTTTAAATCTCAAATTAATGAACATACACAAACAATTAAAAAGTATTTCGGGCAAACTCCAAAGGTATTCAGAAATACAGAACTTATCTATAATAATGTAATCGGAGAAACTGTTGCCGAAATGGGATTTAAGGCAATGATAACCGAAGGTGCAAAACATATTTTAGGATGGAAAAGCCCGAATGTGCTTTATTACAATGTATTGAAACCCGAATTAAAACTTATCCTAAAAAATTATAAATTAAGCGATGATATTGCATTCAGATTTTCGAATAAAGCGTGGGAAGAATTTCCATTAACTGCTGAAAAATATGCTTCTTGGTTATCAAATCAAGACGACAAACAAGAAGTTGTAAACATATTTATGGATTATGAAACTTTCGGTGAGCATCAAAAAGCTCATACCGGTATATTCAAATTCTTAAAAAAATTACCGGAAGAAGTTATAAAGCAAACCAACCTGCATTTTGCAACACCCTCTGAAATTGCTCAAAAACATCAACCTGTAGCATCATTAAATGTACCTTATGCAATATCATGGGCTGATGAAGAAAGAGATTTAACTGCTTGGTTAGGAAATGAAATGCAAAAAGAAGCTTTTGAAAAATTATACGCATTATCAGATAAGCTTAAACTAATCAAAAAACCTGAACTTATTAAAGCGTGGAGATATTTACAAGCCAGTGACCATTTCTATTATATGAGCACAAAAATCCTGTCAGACGGTATGGTACATGATTATTTTAATCCGTATAATTCACCTTATGATGCATTTATTAATTATATGAATGTATTAAGTGACTTTCAATTGAGAGTAAATGAAGCATATGAACAAATTATTCCGAAAGAACCGGAAGATATACTGATAAAAATCAAAGATTATGAGACAAAAATTCAGAACTTATACCAAGAACTGAATAAGCCGATAATGATAGAAAAAGTTAAACCGATTTTTGCAGCTATAGAAAAAACAAAAAAAGAATATCTAATTATTTCAGGAACAAAAAAACCGGCAAAAGCACTGCCAAAAAAAGCAACAACAGCAAAAAAGAAACCGGCGATTGCAAAGAAACCAACAACTGCTAAAAAGAAATCGGCAACAGTAAAGAAAACAACTGCTAAAAAAACAACAAGCAAAAAAACTGCCGCAACACCGGCAAAAAAGAAACCGCCAACAAAGAAAAAACAGGACAAAAAATAA
- a CDS encoding helix-turn-helix domain-containing protein: MSIEEEKKKSLLLTIGENIRRIRKSKDLTQADLAFKLNADTSKIGRTERGEYDFKISSLLAIAKGLDVNICDLIILKSSNNALKP, translated from the coding sequence ATGTCAATTGAAGAAGAAAAGAAAAAAAGTTTGTTGCTCACAATCGGTGAAAATATCAGAAGAATAAGAAAGTCAAAAGATTTAACTCAAGCAGATTTAGCTTTCAAATTGAATGCAGATACCAGTAAAATTGGCAGGACAGAAAGAGGTGAATATGATTTTAAAATTTCTTCATTATTAGCCATTGCAAAAGGATTAGATGTTAATATTTGTGATCTAATTATCTTAAAAAGCTCAAATAATGCCTTGAAACCATAA
- a CDS encoding response regulator → MKKHLNNNITILVAEDDIFSYVLIKEFLNETVSIILHAENGKQAIEIFKENVSVDLVLMDIKLPVINGLEAIREIKKIRNNIPIIIQSAYILSKEQKSILNSDRIDYLSKPFNKTELLDKINNYLPLS, encoded by the coding sequence ATGAAAAAGCATTTAAACAATAATATTACTATTCTTGTTGCAGAAGATGATATTTTCAGTTATGTCTTAATTAAAGAGTTTTTAAACGAAACCGTATCTATAATCCTACATGCCGAAAACGGGAAACAAGCCATAGAAATATTTAAAGAAAATGTATCAGTAGACTTGGTATTAATGGATATTAAACTTCCTGTAATAAATGGATTAGAGGCAATCAGAGAAATTAAAAAGATTCGAAATAATATACCGATTATCATTCAATCAGCATATATATTATCAAAAGAACAGAAATCTATTCTCAATTCAGACAGAATTGACTACCTGTCAAAACCTTTTAACAAAACAGAACTTCTTGACAAAATCAATAATTACTTACCGCTTTCCTGA
- a CDS encoding nucleotidyltransferase family protein — protein MNTHIEIENKLRKLKPLLNKQYFVYKIGYFGSYARNEQNEDSDIDILVYFRKPIGWEFFDLHELLEKELEIKVDLVSEKALKEQLRQIILNIVIYI, from the coding sequence ATGAATACTCATATTGAAATAGAAAATAAATTACGAAAATTAAAACCTTTGTTGAATAAGCAATATTTTGTTTATAAAATTGGATATTTCGGTTCATATGCTCGTAATGAACAAAATGAAGATTCAGATATTGATATTTTGGTATATTTCAGAAAACCGATTGGTTGGGAATTCTTTGACTTGCATGAATTGCTTGAAAAGGAATTAGAAATAAAAGTTGATTTGGTTTCAGAAAAAGCATTAAAGGAACAATTAAGACAAATAATTTTAAACATTGTTATATACATATGA
- a CDS encoding succinate dehydrogenase cytochrome b subunit yields MSNFITSSLGKKVILSLSGLFLIMFLLVHLTANLFLLGGSDAFNIATHFMDTNPIIQIIQPILALGFIIHILYALIIQFQNWRATPVKYKKKYQKESSSWSSRNMIWLGIFIFGFLFTHIINFFYVMKFGEMSSTIVHGEEMHDAYNLVVGLFTGGTLAYVYSGVYIVSFVALGLHLNHAFWSAFQTIGWSNDIWRKRLSVIGSLYALLISVGFTVIPIYFLFIK; encoded by the coding sequence ATGAGCAATTTTATAACATCTTCTCTCGGGAAGAAAGTGATTTTAAGCTTATCGGGACTATTTTTAATAATGTTCTTATTAGTACACTTAACAGCAAATTTATTTTTGTTGGGTGGTTCTGATGCTTTTAATATCGCAACACATTTTATGGATACAAATCCTATTATTCAGATCATACAACCGATTCTGGCCTTAGGATTTATTATTCATATTCTGTATGCGCTTATTATCCAATTTCAAAATTGGAGAGCAACACCGGTAAAGTATAAAAAAAAATATCAAAAAGAAAGCAGTTCTTGGTCTTCCCGAAATATGATTTGGTTGGGAATTTTTATTTTCGGTTTCTTGTTTACCCATATCATTAACTTCTTTTATGTAATGAAATTCGGAGAAATGAGTTCAACAATCGTTCACGGAGAAGAAATGCATGATGCCTATAATTTAGTTGTCGGTTTATTTACCGGCGGAACATTAGCTTATGTTTATTCCGGTGTTTATATTGTTAGTTTTGTTGCCTTGGGACTTCATTTGAATCATGCTTTTTGGTCCGCTTTTCAAACTATCGGTTGGAGTAATGATATTTGGAGAAAACGATTAAGTGTAATTGGCAGCTTATATGCCTTACTGATTAGTGTCGGATTTACTGTAATTCCAATTTATTTCCTTTTTATTAAATAA